GGTGACGATCTTTCTGAAATGTGGAAAGATGCATCACGTTGGAAGATAGGTGATAAATGGAGATCTTTTGGTTGGAATGTAATTGAAATTGATGGTCATAGAGTTGAACAAATCAACGCTGCAATAGCTAAGGCTAATGCAACAAAAGGAGTCCCTACAATGATAATTTCTAGAACAATAAAGGGCAAGTCTGTTGAACATATGGAAGATAATCCACAATGGCATGGTAAAGCTCCTGACTCTGACGTCGTTCCAATCATTAATCTTGAATTGGATTCTCAATTCATGATTGCACCATCAATTATTGCAGGAGATATGACAAATTTGGAAAATGAAATTAAAAGATGCGTGTCTGGTAGAGCAGACTATATTCATCTTGATGTAATGGATGGCCGATTTGTACCGACCAAAACTTTTGATCATAATAAAATCAAAGAACTAAGATCTCTGACTGTAATTCCATTTGATTCTCACTTGATGATTAATGAACCTGTAAAACATGTTAAGGATTACATTGATGCAGGTAGTGACATTATAACAGTACATGCTGAAGTAACAGATGAATCTAGTTTCGGGGAAATTCATGATTTACTAAAACAAAATCAAGTTGGTGTGGGGTTTGCAATAAACCCTGACACTGAATTACCTGAATGGTCTTACAAATTCCTATCCTCACTTGATCAACTAATTGTGATGTCAGTTGTACCCGGAAAATCCGGCCAAAAATACATTGAAGAAACACACACAAAGATGACTAGATTGAACTCTGTTCTCAAAGAACACAATTTCTCAGGTTACATTGAGGCTGATGGTGGAGTAAGTCTTGAAAATATTGGTTCAGTATTTGCAGATGGTGCACGTGTATTTGTTGGAGGTGGGGCAATTATAGGACAACAAGATGTGCGAACGGCTATAAGAGATTTTAGAACTGAGATTTTAAAATCTAGAAGACGTATTTTGCTTGATAAAGCAAATGAGTTGGGTGGTGGTGATTTGGTGAGAAAATGGATTGGTTTGCATGTCGTAGGAGAAAAACAAGATCAAATTCAAAAAATTGCACAGGAGGCCGGATATCTTTGAATGATCCAGTAATGACTGACATGCGTTCAGAATATTCAAAATCACTAGTGCATCTTGGAAAAGAAAATCCAAACGTTGTAGTTTTAGGCGCTGATACGACTGATTCTCTGAAAACTTCTGCTTTTGGAAAGGAGTTTCCTGATAGATTTTTCAATGTGGGGATTGCTGAAGCAAATCTAGTTACAATTTCTGCCGGATTGGCAGCTTCCGGAAAGATCTCTTTTGCAAGTACATATGCTATTTTTTTACCAGGAAGGGCAGTTGATCAAATTCGAAATAACATTGCATATCCCTCTCCGCCTGGTAAAAAGGGTCTAAATGTAAAATTAGTTTCATCACATGGTGGTTTATCTGTTGGACCTGATGGGGGCTCTCATCAGCAAATAGAAGATATTGCAATTATGAGAGCAATTCCAAATTTCAGAGTTTTAATTCCTGCTGACACTGTTGCAGTTTCTAAATTAACTCAATTGATGGCAAAAGAATATGGTCCATTTTACATGAGAATGGCAAGATCTAAAACTCCATTAGTTCATTCAGAATCTCAAGATTTCCAAATTGGAAAAGGTATAACACTACGAGATGGCTCTGACTGTACTATTGCATCTTGTGGAATTACAGTCCGAATGGCTTTAGAGGCCGCTGATTCATTGCAACAGGAAGGTATCTCTTGTAGAGTTTTGGATATGTTTTCAATAAAACCAATTGATAATGAGCTATTAGAAAAAGCCGCACGAGAAACAGGCTGCATTGTAACTACTGAAGAGCATAATGTCTTCGCTGGAATGGGCTCTGCAGTTGCAGAATCTGTTTCTGAATCTTATCCTGTTCGTATAAAGAGAATTGGTGCTCAAGATATGTTTGGGGAATCTGCTAGGGATAACGAGGTTCCTTTGCTCTTGGAAAAACACGGAATAACATCTTTTAATATAGCAAAACAAGTCAAAGAAATTAGGAGCAAAAAATTATGAAAATTTTTCTTGATACTGCTAATTTAGATTCAATTAAAAAATTCAATGACATGGGATTACTCGATGGAATCACCACCAATCCTTCTTTAATGTCAAAGGAGGGTGGAAATCCAAAGGATGCAATGGAGGAAATTACAAAAA
This genomic window from Nitrosopumilus ureiphilus contains:
- a CDS encoding ribulose-phosphate 3-epimerase; translated protein: MGLNYYQIKKNILRARKLVIKATNAAGSGHPGGSFSMAEIMGCLFNKYLKFDPQNPQWEDRDRLVLSKGHAAPGLFSNMAVAGYFPESELETLRKFGSKLQGHPDLKCPGVEFCGGSLGTGLSYSIGIALAAKIDSKDYHVYTIIGDGESDEGQVWEAAMTAAKYKVDNLTAFLDRNFIQQDSYTEKIMPLDEKLEGDDLSEMWKDASRWKIGDKWRSFGWNVIEIDGHRVEQINAAIAKANATKGVPTMIISRTIKGKSVEHMEDNPQWHGKAPDSDVVPIINLELDSQFMIAPSIIAGDMTNLENEIKRCVSGRADYIHLDVMDGRFVPTKTFDHNKIKELRSLTVIPFDSHLMINEPVKHVKDYIDAGSDIITVHAEVTDESSFGEIHDLLKQNQVGVGFAINPDTELPEWSYKFLSSLDQLIVMSVVPGKSGQKYIEETHTKMTRLNSVLKEHNFSGYIEADGGVSLENIGSVFADGARVFVGGGAIIGQQDVRTAIRDFRTEILKSRRRILLDKANELGGGDLVRKWIGLHVVGEKQDQIQKIAQEAGYL
- a CDS encoding transketolase family protein, with translation MNDPVMTDMRSEYSKSLVHLGKENPNVVVLGADTTDSLKTSAFGKEFPDRFFNVGIAEANLVTISAGLAASGKISFASTYAIFLPGRAVDQIRNNIAYPSPPGKKGLNVKLVSSHGGLSVGPDGGSHQQIEDIAIMRAIPNFRVLIPADTVAVSKLTQLMAKEYGPFYMRMARSKTPLVHSESQDFQIGKGITLRDGSDCTIASCGITVRMALEAADSLQQEGISCRVLDMFSIKPIDNELLEKAARETGCIVTTEEHNVFAGMGSAVAESVSESYPVRIKRIGAQDMFGESARDNEVPLLLEKHGITSFNIAKQVKEIRSKKL